The DNA sequence TCCGGCTTTCAGTCCGTCTAAGAGGTGTTGGCAATGCCAGTGATCGGGCCCGGCGCACACGACAAAGTCGATGCCCTTCTGGGCCAACAGTTCCTCGTGATGGAAGTAGGATTTGGCCCCAGGATTGATCTGCAGGGCCTGCTGGATATTGGGCTCGTAGATGTCGCAGACGGCGACGCACTGTGCGCCCAACTTGTTGAAATTAGTGCTCAGATACCGGCCGCGCCCACCCGAGGCAATCAGCCCGTACGTGGGGCGGTCGTTAGCACTCAATCGGCTCGTCAATAGGGGAGCAGCCATGGCCGCGGCCCCGCGTAGAAAGGATCTTCGGTCGGAACTCATGCACAAACCTCTGGGACTACTCTATCCGAAACTGAATCCGATTGCGCCCCAACCCGGGGGGCATGGTATATTGAGATTTCACCTCGCTGGGAGGTCGTCTAATGGTAAGACTGCAGTCTCTGGATCTGCGTATCGGGGTTCGAGTCCCTGCCTCCCAGCCAATCTGAACCTCCTTCCTTTTTCGAGATCCCCCCGTATGAATTCACGCCGATTGGCTTCGCTTGCTTTGGTATTTGCCGCGGCCTTGACGTCGGTTGCGCCGGCGCAGGATGCCGGCTCAGCTTTCAATCGCCCTCCAGCGGGTGTCGAAGAGGCGCTGCGCTTGCGGGTAAAGGACTTCTACGCTCTCCACATGGAAGGAAAGTTCCGGCAGGCGGAGGCGTACGTCTGCGCAGACAGCAAGGATGCGTACTACGACAGCGACAAACGCCGCTGGCAGAGCGCCGAAATCCTCCGGATCAACTTCGAGAAGGACTTCAAGTCGGCGACCGTCGTCGTCACTCTCGGCTCTGAGATGCGTACACGGGTGGGCGCGATCGCGGCCACCTTCCCTATGGCCGGATCGTGGAAGCTGGAAGACAACTTGTGGTGCCATCACGTTCCGCCGCCCAGCGCGGCTACTGTGGCCACTCCGTTCGGGCCGATGCGACAGACAGGGACGGATAAGGGCGTCAGTGCAGCCGAGGCGCCAGTACGGCCGGATCCCTTCAGTCTAATCAGCGCATTCAAGGTTTCGAAACGTGAGTTCCTGCTGAAGGGCTACGATAACTCAAGCGACCAAGCGGACATCTACAACGGTATGCCGGGGCAGGTGCGCCTCGACCTTCAGACGGCGGAGTTGCCTGGGTTGAAAATGGAGCTGTCGAAGAAGACGCTGGAGGCCGGCGAACACGCCACCTTGAAGCTCACCTACTCGCCGCCGGACAAATCACCCAAGCCCTTATTCACCATTAGGTTGCTGGTGGAACCGTTGGGTGCCGAGATTCCCATGCGCGTCGTCTTCGATATTCCGGAAGACGGGAAGAAACAATTGCCGTTCACCCAGAAGTAGGTCGGGGGACGTGGGGCCACGTCGGCATGGCTTCACAATTGCACCTACTCCGCTGGTTGCGCCATGCGAGTAGACAATTCCAGCCATACACTGAGCAGCTTTCTAGAAGAGACGACAGCTAGTTCATCGGGCCGTTCCCAGGTGGGTGAGATGCAATCCACTGATTTCCAACGGGAACTTGCAGCCACTCGGCAAGATTCTCCAAAACGCGGATCGGTTGATCGGGCGGCAACGAGGGTGAGCTGCCCTGGTACGGAATCACCCTTCGCGGCATCGGTTCGTTCCGTTTCGGAACCGGATGTACCGGAGAGCGGAACACCAGCCAGTTCGGACGAGCCCACGGGCACCGAAACGCCCCAATCCACCGTATCCATTCAGGAGTTGTGTGCGCCGGCCCAGAGCGAATCGACGCAGGCCGCCACGGAAGCGGAGGCAACCAAAGCAGCCTCGGCGGCCGCTTCTTCGAGTGCTGAAGCGTCGGCCGCGACAGCCTATGCCAGTTCGGCTGATTTGGATCCCACCCCCGCCGCGCCCTGGCCCATGACTTTGGTTACCCCGGCCAATCCTCCATCCCTGGCCGGGGAGTCGAAGAGCGCCCTCTCCAGCGCCCTTCTGGCGGCTGGAATCGATCCATCGACCGTGAAGGTTTCCTATTGGGAAGAACTGGTCTGGTTTCCCGGTGGGAACTGGATCAACCGGAGCCTCACCGTCCAGACGCCAAATGGCCAGAAGGTGGATTTCGACGCCGCCGCGACGCTCAGGACCCCTGCCGTGACTGTGAACACAGTGCAGCAGATGATGAAGGCCTGAGCGCCGGCGGCACCGGCTCAAACGTTGACGTTGAGCTTGCGTGCGATGGTCTTGAGCAACTCACGATCCTGGGGCGTAAACCCCACGGGTGCGTTGCTCTCGATCAGCGTCTTGTTGCGGACCATGACGATCCCGCCGAAGTCGAAGATCAGTTCCTCTTCCGGATCCAGTTCTCTCAATGGCGGTTGCGTGGCCGGCACCTCCGTGCCGGGCTCGTTGGCGGCCAAGGCGAGCGGGATGTTGACCGTCCCCGCTTCCTGTCTTAGCACGACGACCGGCTCGAAGAACGGGCGGCCGTTCTCATCCTGCAACGGCACTCCCTTCTCGTTCACAGCCAATACGTTCTGGTAGATCAGCGAGCGCTTCGTCGACTTCAGCGCCTCGGGATCGTACCAATACTGCGGGGGCCGCTGTTCGTCGAACGGCGGCGGCTCCTCACCCGTAGCCTGGGTGTACTGAGCCCGCGTCTGGAAGTAGGGGAACAAGTACAACTTGTCGAGCCCATACTTTGGCAATGGCAATGCAGCCATATGAATACCTCCTGCACGAGATGCTCACGGCCGAACACCATGTTTTGGGCCTCTGTGCCGGTATCTGAATAGAAACAAGCGAGAAATAAGTCTTCGTTCGCGGTCACCCTCTTGCAGAACTCAGCCGAAACCGCCTTGACTTTTTCGGCCGGATTGTGCCGGCGGATGTTTTCATCCAACTTGGCCGCACCGACGCCATGTCGGCCCCTTCCCGCGCGCTCTTGCCCCATGCCTCCGGCTGACCGCCCCCAGCAGCCTCTCGTTTTTGTGTTCTTCCTTTGCAGAGTTTCGGATCTGTTACCCGGACAGTCTCATCCACTGATCCACCGTCAGTGCCAATACCCCAAACATCAGGTGCGCCATCACCTTCACCGCCCCTCTCACCCGGATCTGGCTCGCCCCGAATTCATCCTTCAACCTCGCGTTCACCCGCTCCACCATCGTCCGCTCTTTGAACCGGTCCTTCTTCGCCCAACATAGTTCGGGCGTAGGTTTGTCCGGGAACACCTTCGGCATCTTCGACGGCTTCTTTGTCCCTCTTCGCGCATGCGGTGCGATAATCGGCACCCGCCCGCTCTGCCGTACGTGTTCGTGGATCGCGTCGGCATCGTAGGCCGAATCCATCAACTCGTACAGGTGCGTCACCCTCTCCGACGTCATCGTCATCAGCGGGATCGCTAGCTGTGAATCATGCACGCTGGCGCTGGTGAGAATCGCCGAGATCGGCACCTGCCCGTCGGCGACATCCAGATGCAACTTGTACCCGGTCCAATAGCGCTCATTGCCGTGACTGTCTTTCTTCGCGCCAATGCCGCACTCCGTCGGGATTCCGGTCAGCATGTCACCCAGCGACTGGTTTCTTTGCCTCTGGATCCGCGTCCCACGCTCACTCGCCTTTGCCCGTGCGTGAGCCCCCTTGGTTCGCTTCGGCCGCGCTGGTTTTGTCTTGCTCTTCTTCTTTTGCGGCTGCTTCTCCTTCTTCTTCTCCTCCTTCTTCCGAGCCTTCTGGGCAGGCGTTTCGGGGAACCGCTCACGAGCCGGAATGGCGGTTGAGTCGCGCGCAATGTGACCGATCAACCGCTGCCCCTGTGTGGCCTCCACGACGGCCTGATGAAGTTGCTGTGGTAGCTGGGTGGCCGCGAACAAGGCGAAGGCGCGCGAGAATTTCGACTCGTGCGGCAGGACCTGCGGGCTCTTCCAACCGCAGATTTCGCGGAGTGCCCGGTCCACTCGAAGGCGCTGGATGAGATCTCGCGTGTGGGGCAGATTGAGCACCGCTTTGGCGATGAAGGCCAGAGCCATGGCGGCGCGGTCCTTGGGCCGGCGGCCGGTGTGGGCGCGGCGCGCACACAAGAGTTGTTCCAGCGGGATCAGGGCGGCCACGGAAGTCAGCAGTTTCAATTGTGGGCAGAGGGGGCCGAGTTCTTCTTCGAGAACAGGGAACAACCTCTGCTGGGTGACATGTCCGAATTGCAGCAGGACTTGGCGCGGGGTAAGATCCATATGGGGTTTGGTGGCGGTCGATCGTTCGTTTAGCGACAATAGTCTACCGCGGCCAAGCCCCTTTCTCCAATTTCCCAATCCCTAATTCCTTTGATTTCAACGCCGAGTTTTGCAAGAGGCTCCGGTGAATGGGTCATGGCGCCCCTACGGGTCTGCCACAACGCAGGATGAAAACGGGCGCCAGCGGATGCATTCTGGGTGTGCCGCCGGCGGTGTGAGGTCGGCTTTCGGTTGGTGCCTTTGAGCCCGTCGGTGAATGTGACCCGGGACGTCTTCTGGAACAACGAAGTGGAGCCTCTGCCTGCAGGCAGAGAGCCCGTGAAGGATAGTCAGTTCTTCTTTCCAGCGTCCCTCGTCCGGCGGCAAGGAGGCTCCATGCAGGTAGTTTACTCCCGCTGCTGCGGGATCGATGTTCACAAAGACTCTCTCACCGCCTGTGTGCTGGTCATTGATGCGCACGGCGAAAAGTCAGTTCGGAAGAAGGAATTCGGGACCTATTGGAAGGAGCTTCAACGGCTGAAGCTCTGGCTCTATAGCTGCCGCGTGCAGGCGGTGGCGATGGAGTCCACTGGGGTGTACTGGAAACCGGTCTGGCATGTCCTGGATGGGCATTTCCCCTTGCTTCTGGCCAATCCGTATCACATGCATAACATTCCCGGCCGGAAGACGGATCGCAAAGACTCCGAGTGGATTGCCGATCTGCTGATGCATGGCCTGCTCATGGCCAGCTTTGTGCCTCCGCAGCCCATCCAGGAATTGCGAGACCTGACTCGCTACCGGGTGAAGCTCAAAGGTGAGTTCAATCGCGTTCACAATCGGATCGCAAAGGTACTGGAAGACGCCAATATCAAGCTCGGTTCCGTGGCGTCCGACATTCTGGGTGTCACAGGACGTAGAATCCTCCGTGCGCTGATTGCCGGTCAGGAACGACCTGATTGGCTGGCCGACAAAGCGCAGGGTCATTTGCGAGCCAAGCGGGATGAACTGCGGTTGGTGCTGCGCGGTGAGGTGAACCCGCATCACCGGTTCCTATTGAAAGAACTGTTGGATGATCTGGAGCGGGTCGAGGCCAAGGTGATTGTCCTGGAAGGGCTGACGGGCGACAATTAGAACTCCCGGCCGACGACAACTAGAATTCCCTACTGGCGACAACCATCAACGACCATCGAGGATCGCGCCCGCGGGCGCATCGGAGATGGTTACCGACGCACAAGTCAGGAGGTTGAGAAGGTTGTCGAAAACAGAGAAAACGCAAGAGGTGGCGGCCGCGAAGGCCGGCATGGATGTGAAGACAGCCAGGAAATACCTGGCCGATCTTAGGCCCCCAAGTGAGCAGACGCCAGATAGGACGTGGCGAACTCGGCCCGATCCATTCGAACGGGTCTGGGAGGAGGTTC is a window from the uncultured Paludibaculum sp. genome containing:
- a CDS encoding transposase, producing the protein MDLTPRQVLLQFGHVTQQRLFPVLEEELGPLCPQLKLLTSVAALIPLEQLLCARRAHTGRRPKDRAAMALAFIAKAVLNLPHTRDLIQRLRVDRALREICGWKSPQVLPHESKFSRAFALFAATQLPQQLHQAVVEATQGQRLIGHIARDSTAIPARERFPETPAQKARKKEEKKKEKQPQKKKSKTKPARPKRTKGAHARAKASERGTRIQRQRNQSLGDMLTGIPTECGIGAKKDSHGNERYWTGYKLHLDVADGQVPISAILTSASVHDSQLAIPLMTMTSERVTHLYELMDSAYDADAIHEHVRQSGRVPIIAPHARRGTKKPSKMPKVFPDKPTPELCWAKKDRFKERTMVERVNARLKDEFGASQIRVRGAVKVMAHLMFGVLALTVDQWMRLSG
- a CDS encoding IS110 family transposase, whose amino-acid sequence is MQVVYSRCCGIDVHKDSLTACVLVIDAHGEKSVRKKEFGTYWKELQRLKLWLYSCRVQAVAMESTGVYWKPVWHVLDGHFPLLLANPYHMHNIPGRKTDRKDSEWIADLLMHGLLMASFVPPQPIQELRDLTRYRVKLKGEFNRVHNRIAKVLEDANIKLGSVASDILGVTGRRILRALIAGQERPDWLADKAQGHLRAKRDELRLVLRGEVNPHHRFLLKELLDDLERVEAKVIVLEGLTGDN